A genomic region of Rhipicephalus sanguineus isolate Rsan-2018 chromosome 3, BIME_Rsan_1.4, whole genome shotgun sequence contains the following coding sequences:
- the LOC119387409 gene encoding zinc transporter ZIP1 isoform X2 encodes MAFQWSQVVAPLLLLFGTLLSGLLPIWLVKRLSMARWGNKAFAFLVCIGGGVLFATSFLHLLPEVREGFEKLTTDFPVTEGVVCVGFLAVYALEEIVHACLGHSHHASDHGHSHTAVVMNCSHDAEQPPPVHENGVENKQSFSADAVVDEDHGTQRVSLGSVLIVVALSFHSIFEGLSLGLQSTDQATWIMFLAISIHKFVIAFVVGFDMKASHMRTRTILIYIAVFSAMSPLGALIGAVTKNKLEDSPVVAGLNGVATGTLLYVTFFEVLQRDKNSQLSGVLQLLAVLLGFGIMLTLVLVLPHD; translated from the exons ATGGCATTTCAGTGGTCTCAAGTCGTGGCCCCGCTGTTGCTGTTGTTCGGAACGCTGCTGTCGGGACTGCTTCCCATCTGGCTCGTCAAGAGGCTCAGCATGGCGAGGTGGGGCAACAAGGCGTTCGCCTTCCTCGTCTGCATCGGAGGTGGCGTACTGTTTGCCACGAGCTTCCTGCATCTTCTGCCCGAAGTGCGCGAAGGATTCGAGAAGTTGACGACGGACTTTCCCGTCACCGAAGGTGTCGTCTGTGTGGGCTTCCTCGCTGTCTACGCGCTGGAAGAGATCGTTCACGCTTGCCTGGGACACAGTCACCACGCCTCCGACCACGGTCACTCGCACACGGCCGTTGTGATGAACTGCAG CCATGATGCGGAGCAACCTCCCCCGGTGCACGAGAACGGCGTGGAGAACAAGCAGAGCTTCTCGGCGGACGCGGTGGTCGACGAGGACCACGGCACGCAGCGCGTCTCTCTCGGCAGCGTGCTCATCGTGGTGGCGCTCTCGTTTCACTCCATCTTCGAGGGCCTCTCCCTCGGCCTGCAGTCGACGGACCAGGCCACCTGGATCATGTTCCTCGCCATCTCCATCCACAAGTTCGTCATCGCGTTCGTCGTGGGCTttgacatgaaggcgagccacaTGCGAACGCGCACCATCCTCATCTACATAGCCGTCTTCTCGGCGATGTCGCCGCTCGGCGCGCTCATAGGAGCCGTGACCAAGAACAAGCTCGAGGACTCGCCCGTGGTCGCCGGACTCAATGGTGTCGCGACGGGCACGCTCTTGTACGTGACTTTCTTCGAAGTCCTGCAGAGGGACAAGAACAGTCAGCTGAGCGGAGTGCTGCAGCTGCTCGCAGTGCTGCTCGGCTTCGGTATCATGTTGACGCTAGTCCTTGTTTTACCTCATGACTGA